From a region of the Verrucomicrobiota bacterium genome:
- a CDS encoding response regulator: MANERILIVEDESPVATLLERYLKKAGFSISAKAETGEEALRQAESLYPDLVLMDIEIKGGIDGVETAQRLHDRFDIPVVFLTGLADEATLDRVRQSDSFGYLLKPFRPGELKASIELAFKKHKGERKLKEIEQWFSAAIKAIGDAVITTDKAGRVTFVNPVAEALIGWSQHQAVGSSLSDVFHVIDGPVRAAGENPVTRVVRKGMTAGFPRETVLLAKDGREAPIETNVSPIKNDQGHIIGSVLIFRDIAERKQAERELNRSREQFRSLVAHLQSVREEERTRIAREVHDELGQLITGLKMDLAWLEKKLPQERKVTPGSHLLEKTQSMSALLNQMVQSVRKISAELRPGVLDNLGLVAALEWQAREFETHTGIPCKITTDLEEADFDADLSTAVFRIFQESLTNVARHAKATSVAVSFKECSGQLLLEVTDDGCGISDSALRKSSSFGVLGMRERAAILGGEFWINGKAGAGTVVTVKLPHGGTIKQVQPP, encoded by the coding sequence ATGGCGAATGAACGCATTTTGATTGTTGAAGACGAAAGCCCGGTGGCCACGTTGCTGGAGCGCTATTTGAAAAAGGCCGGCTTTTCGATTTCCGCCAAAGCAGAGACGGGCGAGGAAGCGCTTCGGCAGGCCGAGTCGCTGTATCCGGATCTGGTGCTGATGGATATTGAGATCAAAGGCGGAATCGACGGCGTGGAGACGGCCCAACGGCTGCACGATCGCTTTGACATTCCGGTGGTGTTTTTGACCGGCCTGGCGGATGAGGCCACGTTGGATCGTGTTCGACAGTCCGATTCGTTCGGTTACCTGCTCAAGCCGTTTCGTCCGGGAGAACTCAAGGCCAGCATCGAGTTGGCGTTCAAAAAGCACAAAGGGGAGCGCAAACTCAAAGAGATCGAGCAATGGTTCTCCGCCGCCATCAAAGCCATCGGCGACGCGGTCATCACCACGGACAAGGCGGGGCGGGTTACATTCGTCAATCCCGTGGCCGAAGCGTTGATCGGATGGAGTCAGCACCAGGCCGTGGGCAGCAGCCTCAGCGATGTGTTCCATGTGATCGATGGACCCGTGCGGGCCGCGGGGGAGAATCCGGTCACGCGCGTGGTGAGGAAAGGCATGACGGCTGGCTTTCCACGAGAAACTGTTTTGCTGGCGAAGGATGGGCGCGAGGCTCCGATTGAAACGAATGTTTCGCCCATCAAAAATGACCAGGGCCACATCATCGGCAGCGTGCTGATCTTCCGGGATATCGCCGAGCGCAAACAGGCGGAGCGTGAATTGAACCGTTCACGGGAACAGTTTCGTTCGCTGGTGGCCCACCTGCAATCGGTGCGCGAAGAGGAACGGACACGCATCGCGCGCGAAGTCCACGATGAGTTGGGGCAATTGATCACCGGTTTGAAAATGGATCTGGCCTGGCTGGAAAAAAAGTTGCCGCAAGAAAGGAAAGTCACGCCGGGCTCTCATCTGTTGGAAAAGACCCAATCGATGTCGGCGCTGCTCAACCAGATGGTGCAATCGGTGCGGAAAATTTCGGCGGAATTGCGGCCGGGCGTCCTGGATAATCTGGGTTTGGTCGCGGCCTTGGAATGGCAGGCGCGCGAGTTCGAAACCCACACCGGCATCCCGTGCAAAATCACGACCGACTTGGAAGAGGCGGATTTCGACGCTGATCTCAGCACGGCGGTTTTCCGCATTTTTCAGGAATCACTCACCAACGTGGCGCGCCACGCCAAGGCTACGAGCGTGGCCGTGAGTTTCAAGGAGTGCTCCGGTCAACTCCTGCTGGAGGTCACGGATGACGGTTGTGGCATTTCCGACTCGGCGCTGCGCAAATCCAGTTCGTTCGGAGTACTGGGGATGCGGGAACGGGCGGCGATTTTGGGCGGAGAGTTCTGGATTAATGGCAAGGCTGGGGCGGGCACCGTCGTTACGGTGAAGCTCCCCCATGGAGGAACCATCAAACAAGTCCAACCACCATGA
- a CDS encoding lactonase family protein — protein MCCLVSFLLGLATVVAQTPKPAASRDVAAVLVYFGTYSNAKSKGIYVSRLDLVTGKLSDPELAVETTNPSFLALHPSHRFLYAVGEMENFGGKKTGAVSAFAIDTATGRLTLLNQKASGGAGPCHLVVDKTGKNVLVANYSGGSVAVLRIESDGKLAEATAFIQHTGSSANPQRQKEPHAHSINLDAANRFAFAADLGLDKILVYKFDAGKGTLVPNDPPFAIVNPGAGPRHFAIHPNQRFAYVINEMQCTVTAFNLDARRGALKEFQTISTLPDGVAVRPEFSTAEVQVHPSGKFLYGSNRGHDSIAVFTLDEKTGKLALIENQPTQGKIPRNFGIDPTGAFLLAANQDSDNVVVFRINAKTGRLTPTGQSVEVGAPVCVKFLAIK, from the coding sequence ATGTGCTGCCTCGTTTCGTTTCTCCTTGGTCTTGCGACAGTCGTTGCCCAAACCCCCAAACCTGCCGCCAGTCGAGACGTTGCGGCCGTTCTCGTTTACTTCGGTACGTACTCAAACGCGAAGAGCAAGGGCATCTATGTTTCTCGACTCGACCTTGTCACCGGCAAACTCTCCGATCCAGAATTGGCGGTGGAGACAACCAATCCAAGCTTTCTCGCCCTTCATCCCAGCCACCGATTCCTTTACGCGGTCGGCGAGATGGAGAATTTTGGCGGCAAGAAAACCGGTGCGGTGAGCGCATTTGCCATTGATACCGCCACTGGCAGGTTGACGTTGTTGAATCAAAAAGCTTCCGGTGGTGCCGGTCCTTGCCATCTCGTCGTGGACAAAACTGGCAAGAATGTTCTCGTGGCCAATTACAGCGGCGGCAGCGTGGCGGTGCTGCGCATCGAGTCCGATGGGAAACTGGCTGAGGCAACCGCCTTTATTCAGCACACCGGATCAAGCGCCAATCCGCAACGTCAGAAAGAACCGCACGCGCACTCCATCAATCTCGATGCCGCGAACCGTTTCGCTTTTGCCGCCGACCTCGGACTCGACAAGATACTGGTCTATAAATTCGACGCGGGCAAAGGCACGCTCGTTCCCAACGACCCGCCGTTCGCGATTGTCAACCCCGGCGCCGGGCCACGTCATTTCGCCATTCATCCCAACCAACGCTTCGCCTATGTGATCAACGAAATGCAGTGCACCGTGACTGCTTTCAACCTCGATGCGCGACGCGGCGCATTGAAAGAATTCCAAACCATCTCGACTTTGCCCGACGGCGTGGCCGTGCGACCGGAGTTCAGCACCGCGGAAGTCCAGGTACATCCTTCGGGAAAATTCCTCTACGGCTCAAACCGCGGCCACGACAGCATCGCCGTCTTCACCCTTGACGAGAAGACCGGCAAGCTCGCTTTGATTGAAAACCAACCGACGCAGGGCAAGATTCCTCGCAACTTTGGCATCGACCCGACCGGTGCGTTTTTGCTGGCGGCCAACCAGGATTCGGACAACGTGGTTGTGTTCCGCATCAACGCCAAGACCGGCCGATTGACGCCAACGGGACAAAGCGTTGAAGTAGGCGCGCCCGTTTGTGTGAAGTTTTTGGCGATTAAATAA
- a CDS encoding response regulator, translating to MTANRILIIEDNRLNLELATDLLEANGFNVASAQSAEEGLRLARALLPDLVLMDISLPGMDGLCATKALKADPATRHLKVVGLTAHAMKGDAEIARHAGCAGYLTKPINTRTFVATVADFITSPNKPPTTT from the coding sequence ATGACTGCCAACAGAATCCTCATCATCGAGGACAACCGGTTGAACCTTGAGCTGGCGACCGACCTGCTCGAAGCGAACGGCTTCAACGTTGCCTCGGCGCAATCCGCTGAGGAAGGGCTTCGCCTGGCGCGCGCGCTGTTGCCCGACCTGGTGTTGATGGACATCAGTCTGCCCGGCATGGACGGCTTGTGCGCCACCAAAGCCCTCAAAGCGGATCCGGCGACACGCCACCTGAAGGTCGTTGGTCTCACGGCCCACGCCATGAAGGGCGACGCAGAAATCGCGCGCCACGCCGGCTGCGCCGGCTATCTGACCAAGCCGATCAACACCCGAACCTTTGTCGCAACCGTTGCAGACTTCATTACGTCCCCAAACAAACCACCAACAACCACATAA
- a CDS encoding response regulator transcription factor encodes MIKILIADDHAVVRRGLKQILQEHSDIVVGGEATNAGEVLDQVRAKSWDVLVLDITMPGRSGLDILRELKQLAPQLPVLVLSMHAEEQFAPRVLKAGAAGYLPKESAPEELVKAIRKVHSGGKYISPTQAEKMAFNLSVDADKPPHEKLSDREYQILCLIGSGRTPTQIAKQLSLSVKTVSTYRTRILEKMNLHTNAELTHYAIKNGLVE; translated from the coding sequence ATGATAAAAATTCTAATCGCGGATGACCATGCCGTGGTGCGGCGCGGGTTGAAACAGATACTGCAGGAACATTCCGACATCGTCGTTGGCGGCGAGGCGACCAATGCCGGCGAGGTGCTCGATCAGGTGCGCGCCAAAAGCTGGGATGTGCTGGTGCTGGACATCACGATGCCGGGTCGGAGCGGTCTGGATATATTGCGGGAGCTCAAACAACTGGCACCGCAACTGCCCGTGCTGGTGCTCAGCATGCACGCGGAGGAACAATTCGCCCCGCGCGTCTTGAAAGCCGGCGCCGCCGGTTATCTGCCCAAGGAAAGCGCGCCCGAGGAACTGGTCAAAGCCATTCGCAAGGTCCACAGCGGGGGCAAATACATCAGTCCCACACAGGCGGAGAAAATGGCCTTTAATCTGAGCGTGGATGCCGACAAGCCGCCGCATGAAAAACTCTCCGACCGGGAATACCAGATTCTGTGCCTGATCGGTTCCGGAAGAACGCCCACTCAAATCGCCAAACAACTTTCGCTGAGCGTCAAGACCGTCAGCACCTATCGCACGCGCATCCTGGAAAAAATGAACTTGCACACCAATGCCGAGCTGACTCATTACGCGATCAAGAACGGCCTGGTGGAATGA
- the dacB gene encoding D-alanyl-D-alanine carboxypeptidase/D-alanyl-D-alanine-endopeptidase: MKNRSVENISRRSVFFTFACWFAFQVFSAEPPPAQPDETLASLQQRISNHISQARFAAASWGVKVVSLDSGKTIFEHNAEKYFSPASNTKLYTVALALDRLRGDYRIKTSLYAVSKPNRRGTLRDDLIIYGRGDPTINARLNGGDIFRALDPLVAALTNAGVKRIKGDLIGDESYFHGPPFGSGWVWDDAQFFSGAELSALTINDNVLQLSVKPGQRVGAPCQLALTPASLFVILSNRTQTIAQGLKRNITLYRPPGRNLTYVSGQMPIDDADYTEHVTVHNPAGLFVAFFKEALTRHGIKVSGRPRAMNWLDRQAAPVDVSNWVELGSVQSPPLRDIVREIQKPSQNLYADLLLAHVGVHSPITNATPDQTSEGAGIAALGAFLAEAGIRQGDVQFEEGSGLSRNNLTTPNATVALLQFMSRHKWADAYRDALPIAGIDGTLLNRMKGTPATGNVGAKTGTLRWANSLSGFVTTAAGERLIFSIMLNRYQNPDSTHSARDEIDAIAIILAGFTGHSGKQNE, translated from the coding sequence ATGAAGAACAGGTCAGTGGAAAACATTTCCCGCAGATCGGTCTTCTTCACCTTTGCTTGCTGGTTTGCTTTCCAGGTTTTCTCAGCGGAGCCGCCGCCCGCTCAACCCGACGAAACGCTCGCTTCACTTCAACAACGCATCTCCAATCACATTTCCCAGGCGCGCTTTGCCGCCGCTTCTTGGGGGGTGAAGGTTGTATCGTTGGACAGCGGCAAAACCATTTTCGAGCACAACGCTGAAAAATATTTCAGCCCAGCGTCCAACACCAAACTCTACACCGTGGCGCTCGCGCTCGACCGCTTGAGAGGAGATTATCGCATCAAAACTTCCCTCTATGCGGTGTCGAAGCCTAACCGCCGGGGAACTTTGCGTGACGATCTGATCATCTATGGTCGCGGCGACCCGACAATCAACGCGCGTTTGAACGGCGGCGACATTTTCAGGGCGCTCGACCCCTTGGTTGCCGCCCTGACGAACGCCGGTGTCAAACGCATCAAAGGCGATCTCATTGGCGATGAAAGTTATTTCCACGGCCCGCCGTTCGGTTCGGGCTGGGTTTGGGACGACGCTCAATTCTTTTCCGGCGCAGAACTCTCAGCGCTAACAATCAACGACAATGTCCTCCAACTCTCTGTCAAACCCGGCCAACGTGTCGGCGCGCCCTGCCAGCTCGCCCTGACGCCGGCGAGCCTGTTCGTCATCTTGAGCAATCGAACGCAAACCATTGCCCAGGGTCTCAAGCGCAACATCACTCTCTACCGCCCGCCCGGCCGCAACCTGACCTACGTCTCCGGCCAAATGCCCATCGATGACGCGGACTACACTGAGCATGTCACCGTTCACAATCCAGCGGGTTTGTTCGTCGCTTTTTTCAAAGAAGCCCTGACGCGGCACGGCATCAAAGTCAGTGGCCGACCGCGCGCGATGAATTGGTTGGACCGGCAGGCCGCACCCGTTGACGTGAGTAATTGGGTGGAACTGGGTTCGGTGCAATCGCCGCCCCTGCGTGACATCGTGCGCGAAATCCAAAAGCCGTCGCAAAATCTCTACGCTGACTTGCTGCTCGCGCACGTTGGCGTGCATTCACCGATCACCAACGCGACGCCCGACCAGACTTCCGAAGGAGCGGGCATCGCAGCGCTTGGAGCCTTTCTCGCGGAGGCAGGTATCCGGCAAGGCGACGTCCAATTCGAGGAAGGCTCGGGATTGTCCCGCAACAATTTGACCACGCCCAATGCCACGGTCGCGCTGCTTCAATTCATGAGCCGCCACAAGTGGGCGGACGCTTACCGTGACGCGCTGCCGATAGCGGGTATTGACGGAACGTTGCTCAATCGCATGAAGGGTACTCCAGCGACCGGCAACGTCGGCGCCAAGACCGGGACATTACGGTGGGCCAATTCTCTGTCTGGCTTCGTCACCACCGCTGCCGGCGAACGATTGATCTTCTCGATCATGCTCAATCGCTATCAGAATCCCGACTCCACCCATTCTGCGCGCGACGAAATAGACGCCATTGCCATAATTCTTGCTGGATTCACCGGTCACAGCGGAAAGCAAAACGAGTAA
- a CDS encoding response regulator, protein MQAEILNPKPTPVPTTRRRGFVLIVDDEEQNRTLLRDPLEARGFEVAEAENGVEALQRIADRPPDVILLDVMMPKMDGFEVCRRLRRNGRTAHIPVLMVTALSERKERLLGIEAGANDFLNKPVDIQDVTLRVGNAAYAKRLHDQLQTEREKSDQLLRNILPNPIAERMKKGELNIADHFPEATVLVADLVGFTTLSSHVDPEQVVFLLNEIFSAFDVLAEKRGLEKIKTIGDAYVVASGVPTPRPDHAEAIVGLALDMQREIERLNTEYNTAIRIRIGINTGPLIAGVIGRKKFAYDLWGVTVNVACRLETTGEPGRIQVGESTYQRLKHNYQFEQPHRMQLKGHGDLAAYWLVKRS, encoded by the coding sequence ATGCAAGCTGAAATCCTGAACCCCAAACCCACCCCCGTCCCGACGACCCGTCGTCGGGGATTCGTACTGATCGTGGACGACGAAGAACAAAACCGCACGCTGTTGCGCGATCCGCTGGAAGCCCGCGGCTTTGAAGTTGCCGAAGCCGAAAACGGCGTGGAGGCGCTCCAGCGGATTGCCGACCGTCCACCGGACGTCATCCTGCTCGACGTCATGATGCCCAAGATGGATGGCTTTGAGGTCTGCCGCCGCCTGAGACGAAACGGCCGGACCGCCCACATCCCGGTCTTGATGGTGACGGCGTTATCCGAGCGCAAGGAACGACTGCTGGGCATCGAAGCAGGCGCGAATGACTTCTTGAACAAACCGGTCGATATTCAGGATGTGACCCTCCGTGTGGGCAACGCGGCTTACGCCAAACGGCTGCATGACCAACTCCAAACCGAACGCGAGAAGTCTGACCAGTTGTTGCGGAATATCCTCCCCAACCCGATCGCGGAACGCATGAAAAAAGGGGAACTCAACATCGCCGACCATTTCCCGGAGGCCACGGTGCTGGTGGCTGATCTGGTTGGGTTCACCACCTTGTCTTCCCATGTTGATCCCGAACAGGTGGTTTTCTTGTTGAACGAAATCTTCTCCGCCTTTGATGTGTTGGCTGAAAAACGCGGCCTGGAAAAAATAAAAACCATTGGCGATGCCTATGTGGTGGCGTCCGGCGTGCCCACTCCGCGACCTGACCATGCCGAGGCCATCGTCGGTCTGGCGCTGGACATGCAGCGGGAGATTGAGCGGCTCAACACTGAATACAACACGGCCATCCGCATCCGGATTGGAATCAATACCGGTCCGCTGATCGCCGGCGTCATTGGCCGCAAAAAATTCGCCTACGATCTTTGGGGCGTCACCGTCAACGTGGCCTGCCGTTTGGAAACGACGGGTGAACCGGGCAGGATCCAAGTCGGCGAATCGACTTACCAACGATTGAAACACAATTACCAGTTTGAGCAACCGCACCGCATGCAGCTTAAGGGGCACGGTGACCTGGCCGCCTACTGGTTGGTCAAACGCTCATGA
- a CDS encoding MASE1 domain-containing protein translates to MTGTGNNVMGHLRRNRNLTTLTRVVILTAFYFVGGLLGKEASFLSGSMALVWPPAGIALAAILLFGYRFWPGVALGALLFSTMNGMPLGFFTLGTAIGNTLGAVTCAFLLRKFIAFDNAMERTRDVTGYIALACFLGTTVNAAFNVVSLAYSGTVAWDDLFGNILVWWVPNALAGLVVAPFIITWATPSAIRWDARLIFEAMICGAGLVGGTLLSFNSWFVYGIQNYPLAYLPFPFLIWSALRFGQRGATTGTLLVSALAIHSLLRGTGPFVTGSEQNSLMLIGSYIGILAVTNMFLAAATTERQQAERAVSESEKRFRAVVEDQTDLICRFKPDGALTFVNGAFCRFHGKRSGELLGTNLLLSLPDGDAAVALSYFNSLPAEAPVISFDHRVRGTDDEAVWHQYTVRRLFDEHGDTLEFQAVIQDVTLRKQSEQALRASEEKYRSLIDHIPDVVWTANANRDLIYISGNARNVLGFSSEELLNAGSQLWLDRIHPEDAAQVQEAFQKLFSNGEPYDREYRVRRQDGQWIWLQDRALTTRRREGHWCADGIFLDITQRRHAEAALQQAKDAAESANRAKSQFLATMSHELRTPLNAIIGFSEILTDKIFGDLNERQLKYSNNILNSGRHLLQLINDILDLSKVEAGRMELARDTFAVGKALQDVQCIVKTLANKKGIRLEIEVATDLPPLLADEAKFKQIMYNLLSNAIKFTPDGGKVTVTATNQNEVVPSSTPEAGAAVVSASLRVSVADTGIGIKPGDQQRVFVEFEQVDSSYGRQQQGTGLGLALTKRLVEMHGGRIWVVSEGIEGRGSTFTFLIPFPKPETKPATPADQPEAPDDSLHPRVLVVSPEARSQHRIGEYLRAVGYDVVAASDIETMSGALKARRPYAVVLDRTLTAPDGGEALRECRSNVPSKIPLVIYSMNGSDQPAFSLYRAEPQLQLPPSSRLVDAIRGSNKTTGKEVKTVLVIDDEAAILELLTKTLLPKGFKVLRASNGRMGVEVATRYLPDVIILDLTMPEFDGIQVVEKLRAHPRTKTIPILINSGTVLNEEERQHLATQVQSITSKTEQASLLAELERLEALSEETVGEGVNP, encoded by the coding sequence ATGACCGGGACCGGGAACAATGTGATGGGGCACTTGCGTCGGAATCGCAACCTGACGACGCTCACGCGCGTCGTCATCCTCACGGCCTTCTACTTTGTGGGTGGACTGCTCGGCAAGGAGGCCTCGTTTCTGTCGGGCAGCATGGCGTTGGTCTGGCCGCCGGCGGGAATCGCGCTCGCGGCGATTTTGCTGTTTGGTTACCGCTTCTGGCCGGGCGTGGCACTGGGCGCCCTGCTGTTTTCCACGATGAACGGAATGCCGTTGGGATTCTTCACGCTCGGCACGGCCATCGGGAACACCCTGGGCGCCGTCACGTGCGCGTTTCTTCTCCGGAAGTTCATCGCTTTCGACAACGCGATGGAGCGCACCCGGGATGTGACCGGCTACATCGCGCTGGCTTGTTTTCTCGGCACCACGGTCAACGCGGCATTTAACGTCGTCAGCCTCGCTTACAGCGGCACGGTGGCCTGGGACGATTTGTTCGGCAACATTCTGGTGTGGTGGGTGCCGAATGCGCTGGCCGGATTGGTGGTTGCGCCGTTCATCATCACCTGGGCGACGCCGTCGGCCATCCGCTGGGATGCCCGGTTGATCTTCGAGGCGATGATCTGCGGCGCCGGTCTGGTCGGCGGCACGTTGCTCTCGTTCAACTCCTGGTTTGTTTATGGCATTCAAAATTATCCGCTGGCCTACCTGCCGTTTCCATTTCTGATCTGGAGCGCCTTGCGGTTCGGCCAGCGCGGCGCGACCACGGGAACGTTGCTGGTGTCGGCGCTCGCGATCCACTCACTGCTCCGCGGGACAGGGCCGTTCGTGACCGGTTCGGAACAGAACAGTCTGATGTTGATCGGCAGTTACATCGGGATACTGGCGGTCACCAACATGTTTCTGGCGGCGGCGACCACCGAGCGCCAGCAGGCCGAACGGGCCGTGTCGGAAAGTGAGAAACGGTTTCGCGCGGTGGTGGAGGACCAGACGGATTTGATCTGCCGCTTCAAGCCGGACGGCGCGCTCACGTTTGTGAATGGCGCGTTCTGTCGTTTCCACGGCAAGCGCAGCGGCGAGTTGCTGGGCACGAATCTTTTGTTGTCGCTTCCCGACGGGGATGCGGCCGTGGCGCTGAGTTACTTCAATAGTCTCCCCGCGGAGGCGCCGGTGATTTCGTTTGATCACCGGGTTCGCGGAACGGATGACGAGGCGGTGTGGCACCAATACACCGTGCGACGCCTGTTCGATGAACACGGTGACACGCTGGAGTTTCAGGCGGTGATCCAGGACGTGACCCTCCGCAAACAGTCCGAACAGGCGTTGCGGGCCAGCGAAGAAAAATACCGTTCCCTCATCGATCACATCCCGGACGTGGTCTGGACGGCCAATGCGAACCGCGACCTCATCTACATCAGCGGCAACGCCCGCAACGTGCTCGGTTTCAGTTCCGAAGAACTCCTCAACGCCGGCAGCCAGCTTTGGCTGGATCGCATCCATCCGGAAGACGCCGCGCAGGTGCAGGAGGCTTTTCAAAAGCTCTTCTCCAACGGCGAACCGTACGACCGGGAATACCGCGTCCGCCGGCAAGACGGTCAGTGGATCTGGCTGCAAGACCGGGCCCTGACCACGCGGCGGCGCGAGGGCCACTGGTGTGCCGACGGAATTTTCCTGGACATCACGCAACGCCGGCACGCTGAAGCGGCCCTGCAACAAGCCAAGGACGCGGCCGAATCCGCCAACCGCGCCAAGAGCCAGTTCCTCGCCACCATGAGTCACGAATTGCGCACGCCGCTCAATGCCATCATCGGCTTTTCAGAAATCCTCACCGACAAGATCTTTGGCGACTTGAACGAACGGCAGCTCAAGTACTCCAACAACATTCTCAACAGCGGCCGGCACCTGCTCCAGCTCATCAATGACATTCTCGACCTGTCCAAAGTCGAGGCCGGACGCATGGAGCTGGCGCGCGACACGTTCGCCGTCGGCAAGGCGTTGCAAGATGTGCAGTGCATCGTCAAGACGCTCGCCAACAAGAAAGGCATCCGGCTTGAAATCGAGGTCGCGACCGACCTTCCGCCGCTCCTTGCGGACGAAGCCAAGTTCAAGCAGATCATGTACAACCTGCTCAGCAACGCCATCAAGTTCACTCCCGACGGCGGGAAGGTGACGGTGACTGCCACGAACCAGAACGAAGTTGTTCCCAGCTCAACGCCGGAAGCCGGCGCCGCGGTGGTGAGCGCGTCGTTGCGGGTGTCGGTGGCTGACACGGGCATCGGGATTAAACCAGGCGATCAACAGCGCGTGTTCGTAGAGTTCGAGCAGGTGGACTCGTCTTATGGCCGGCAGCAGCAGGGTACCGGTTTGGGACTGGCCTTGACCAAACGGCTGGTCGAGATGCACGGCGGGCGAATCTGGGTGGTGAGTGAAGGCATCGAAGGCCGGGGCAGCACGTTTACCTTCTTGATTCCGTTTCCCAAACCGGAAACCAAGCCGGCGACACCTGCCGACCAACCCGAGGCACCGGACGACAGTCTTCATCCGCGCGTCCTGGTGGTGTCGCCCGAGGCCCGAAGTCAGCATCGGATTGGCGAATATTTGAGGGCGGTCGGCTATGACGTGGTCGCGGCGTCCGACATCGAGACGATGAGCGGCGCCTTGAAGGCCCGACGGCCTTATGCGGTTGTGCTGGATCGAACCCTGACTGCTCCCGATGGCGGCGAGGCGTTGCGGGAGTGCCGCTCCAACGTCCCGTCCAAAATTCCGCTGGTCATTTATTCGATGAATGGAAGCGACCAGCCGGCGTTCAGTTTGTACCGTGCGGAACCGCAACTGCAACTTCCGCCAAGCTCCCGACTCGTTGACGCCATCCGCGGCTCGAACAAAACCACCGGCAAAGAAGTCAAGACCGTGCTGGTCATTGACGACGAGGCGGCCATCTTGGAATTGCTGACCAAGACGCTGCTGCCAAAAGGCTTCAAAGTGCTGCGGGCCTCCAACGGCCGCATGGGTGTGGAAGTCGCCACGAGGTATCTCCCCGACGTCATCATTCTGGACCTCACCATGCCCGAGTTCGACGGCATTCAGGTCGTCGAGAAACTGCGCGCACATCCGCGCACCAAAACCATTCCCATCCTGATCAATTCCGGCACTGTGCTCAACGAGGAGGAACGACAACACCTGGCGACCCAGGTGCAATCGATCACCTCCAAGACGGAGCAAGCCAGCCTGCTGGCCGAACTGGAACGGTTGGAGGCGCTAAGTGAAGAAACGGTTGGAGAAGGAGTGAATCCATGA
- a CDS encoding ferredoxin, translated as MADIANKYSDNVAGRYFVDNQCIDCDLCRETAPDNFTRSDDGGYSYVYKQPTTPEEEALCKEAMEGCPVEAIGNNGDGAT; from the coding sequence ATGGCGGACATCGCAAACAAATATTCTGACAACGTGGCGGGCAGGTATTTTGTCGATAACCAATGCATCGACTGCGACCTGTGTCGCGAAACGGCGCCGGACAATTTTACCCGCAGCGACGATGGCGGTTACTCGTACGTTTACAAGCAACCCACCACGCCGGAAGAGGAAGCGCTTTGCAAGGAAGCCATGGAAGGTTGTCCGGTTGAAGCCATCGGCAACAACGGGGATGGCGCCACGTGA